The Candidatus Nanopelagicales bacterium sequence TCGCGGAGGCGTTCGACCTTGAGGAGCGCCTGGAGATCGTCGATTTCGACAAGGCGCTGGAGAATCTGGACGCCTACGTGGACGGCAACGATTACTGCAAGCTGTGGTGGCTGCCGTACAGCGACAACATCCAGGTCTACATGTTCAACAAGACCACTAAGCAACGCACGCCTATCACGTTGCAGGAGCGTTTCGACGCCACTGGGTTATCCGGACTCACGTTCGCCGGTCTCCTGGGGTTATCGCGCAGACGGCCGAGCATGGCGCCGTGGCTGTTGCCCGCTGTGGAGAAGCGCGCCTTCCGCGACCACACCCGAGTTGACGCCAGCGACAAGATCATCAAGTACGCCGGCACAATTCCCCGTCATCAGGAGACCGAGTACGCGATTCCACGGACGAGCGCGGCCGAGGGGATCGAGGCGATGCGCCAACTCGTGCTGACGTCCACCGGGTACAAGGTCAACTTCACTCAGGAGGTCCGCTTCGTCGCTGGCGACGACATCCCGATGAGCCCTGCCTACGGGAGGGACTCCTGCTTCCTCGGGGGCTATGTGTCCAGCCTGAAGTGGGCGCCGCGATACTTCCTCGACTTTGAGGCGCTTATGGCGAAGTACTCCGGGCGGCCGCACTGGGGCAAGAGCTTCGACCGCAAGCCAGAGGCTTTGCGTGAGCTGTACCCGAAGTACGACGAGTTCAATGCCTTGCGTGTGCGTTGTGACCCCCAAGGCGTATTCCGCAACCGCTTCCTTGACCGGGTCTTCCCGCCCGAGGGCTGAGTGAGGGCCTCAGGTGATCTGCCGGGCTTTGCGGCCGTTCCCGATAGACGCGCACGTTGCGCGAAGAAACTCCCGTTGCAACGGGCGCGTCTGTACCCAAGGAGGCGCGTTTGTCGGAAGCGTCCGCTACTGGCGGAGCGGGTTCGCTCTTGGGCGCTAGCGGCTAACTGGGGCTGCTGCTCTCAAGGCTCTTCACCTGTTCGGCGAGGTCGTCGAATGACGGGTAGGCTCCCGGCCAGATTTCGCTGGCGGCGAGGGCGAAGGCGGGTGCGGTGATCGAGTTCTCCTCGCCGGTGCTCCCGGTGGCCATCACGACCACGGTGGCGCCAGTTGCTGTATCCGTCATTGTGACGTTGGAGTAGCCCCAGACCTCGCCGCCGTGGCCGAGCCACCCTTGCCAATCCATCAAGGCGAGACCGTAACCGTATTTCATTCCCCCCGTGCCTACGTCGATGAACTGCTTCTGCTGCTCGAAGTACTCCGGCTCCAGCAGCGACCCCGTGGCCAACGCCCTGCTCCAGGCGACCAGGTCATCGACTGTGGAGATCATGTTCCCGGCGGTTGAAGGGATCCGTGGATTCTGCCTCGGGACTCGGCGGAGCTTCCCATCCTCCTGGTAGTAGTTGCCGGCCACCGCTGGCTGGGGAACCGTGTAGCCCCGCGGGATGATCGTGTGCTTCAGACCGGCGGGCTCGATCGCCTCCTTGGCGATGACTTCGGCAGCGGGCTTGCCCGTGACCTTCTCGATGATCCTGCCGAGCAGCACGAAGTTGCTGTTGTCATACACCGTCGCGGCTCCCGGCTTGTGTCCAGGCTTTCCCTTCCTGATCAAGTCGATGGTCTGCGCAACGGTCCAAGGCATCGCAGGATCGAGGTCGAACGCGCTGTTGGCTGGGCTCGGGCTTGTGTAGTCGTAGACCCCCGCCTGCATCGCCAGCAGTTGCCGGATGGTGATCTTCTTGCCGTACTTGATCCCGGTGATGTACTTCGCCAGCTTGTCGTCCAGGCTCAATTCGCCCCGCTGCGCCAACCGTAGGACTGTGATGCCAGTGAACGTCTTTGTGACGCTTCCGATCCGCCAGTTGCGGTCCCGACCGGTGTCCCCGGACTGCAGGTATATCTCCCCGCGCCCCGGCTGCGAAACCAGCACCATCCATGAGGTGGCCTTGGTGTCCTCGAACACCTTGGCAACCGTCGCTTCAACCCGCGAACGTAGGGCGTCGTCGAAGGGGGCAGTCGCCTGCGTGCCAGTCGGCGTCGGAGACAGGTCGGGGGGGCTGGACGTGCAGGCTCCCAGCAGAGCCACAACGAGAGTCAAGGCAATGAACAGCGGGATGCGCAGCGTCTTCATCCACCAAGGCTAGCTCGCGAGATCATTTGTAGCGGATCACGGCGCAGTCGCCGAGCGTCACGGTCGCGGATACCGACGTTACGGCGAAGCTCGGTCATGAAAACGTTGCAACCGGAAGAATCAGCTACGTGATCGATCCGCAGACGAAGGGCGGAGCTGTCGAAGCACTCAATCGGCGGCAGGACGAGAACGGTGGGGAGTTCTGGTCGCGGGCAGACGGAAGCATTCACGCGCCGATCGGTTTCTGCACGTTGCTTGCGATGAACGTTCTGGGGGACTTGGGCCTATCTGCCCGAGATCCGGTGGCGGCCGGGCTGGCCGAGTTCGTCTTCACGTACCAGAACGACGATGGGTCATTCCGCTACACGCCCCAGTCGACTAGGTTGCCGTGCATCACTGGGCAGGCTCTGGCTGGTCTCGGCCGGTTGGGCTTCGCGCGCGCCCCGGGGGCCTTGCGAGTTCGGGATCGGCACGCGCTTCCGGAGGATCGAGTACCCGTTCGTGCACTACAACCTCTTCTACTACGTGCTGGTGCTGTCGTACTACGAGGCGGCGTGCGCGGATGCCAGGTTCGCAGCCGCCTACCAGGGCCTGTCGGAGCACGTGGACGATCAGGGTCGGTTGATCGTGGCCAACCCGCACCGCAGCTGGCGGCAGCACGACTTCGCCCGCGCGAACGAGCCCAGTTGACATGTGGACGAGTTGTTCAGCGGGATCAGGGCCAGGGTCGAGGGGTAGCAGTCGCACCTAGGTGGGTTGTTGCGAGCGCGCTTAGCTCGGGGGGAGGGCGCGGCCGGAGCCTCCCTTGCTGCTCGCGAGCTCGCGTACGTCGACCTTGACGATCTGCTCCGTGAGCGAGGCGACGCGCGCTAGCACCCCCAACACCCGGGCGGTAGCGAATGGCGACGCGTGCTTCTTCTGCCCGAACGAGAATGTCTCGAAGCTGCGGAAGCAGGATCGCGGTGCGCAGCGGCCGGTCGTGGGATCGAGGTTGTAGGCGATGACGCAGGCCGCCAGTTGCGCCACCGCCTGCGTTCGCGCCTCCGGGGCCGATGGGGGCAGCCACGATAGCGGGTAGCGGCCGACAGCATCCAGAACGGTGACCGAGTTGTACCAATTCAGCGGCCACTTAGCCTGCTTGAAGTGGCGTCCGTGGCCGAACATGTACGGTCGTCTCGCCCCCCGTTCAAGCCAGGCGGCGAGTAGCGATCCGACGGCCGCGTCAATGGAATCATTTTGGCCGTCGCGGTGGTCCGGATCGAGCCCAAGCTCAGCCAGCGTCGGCTCCGGAATGTCGGAGAGCGCTCGCAGCGCTTCGGCGGTCACCTGGGGGCACATGTCTGCCTTGCGCCCGGGGCCGCGAAACCCGGATTCGGGGTCTGGCAGGCATGGCCAAGCCTGGCCCTGCTCGGTCGCGGTCATGTCGGAGAGCATCTGCCCGGAAGCGCGGCGCACGCGCGGATCAGATCCGAGTCCGAATCGCGCCAGGACCCCGGTGATCGCGTGCGTGTCGCACAGGAGGGACGTCCAATGGACACCCGGCAACCGGGGGGAGTCCAGTCGGGCGCAGAACCGGCCGTCATCGTCCTGGTGGGAAGCCATCGCCTCCAGCGTCGGGGCGAGGCGTGGATCGTCATCCGCGCCAAGGCCCATGTCCGCAAGCAGACTCAGCAGGTTCGGTAGGAACGCCGGCGCGTCGTGGCCGGAGATTCTGCCGGGCGCGTACCAATCGCCGATCCGGTGCAGAAGGTTCTCGGTGGCCGGATCGGCCAACGTCGCGGCGTGAGCTGCGGCGACTCTCTCGTCGGTGAGGGGCAGACCGCAAACTGCGGTGAGCGTGTGCCAGGTCGCGGCCGGCTCATCGCCGGAAAGCAACCAGGGCACGGGGTCAGCTCCGATAAGCCGCTCGCGTATTGACGCCGGGAATGGCTCAGCCATGTTGACACCGTACGCGCGCAGCCGTTCACGCCAACTTGCCGGACAGCGCCGGATGGCAGTGACGGCACCATCAGCACGCGGAGCCGGTCCGCGAAGCACGTACCAGAGCGGCCACCGCGTCGAGGCCGTGGACACTCCCGCTGGTTCTGGGGAGGAGCAGCGTTCTGACGCCGATGGCCGCCGCGCCCGAATCATCGCGGAAGCTGTCGCCGACCATCAGCGCATCTTCGGGCTCGACGTCGATGCGATCGAGAGCGAGCTCGAAGATGGCGGGCCCTGGCTTCACGATTCCGTGCTCACCGGAGATGATCTCGGCGTCGAGGAACCGCTGAATGCCGGTTCGCACGAGGACGGGGCGGATATCGATTCCCGCGTTGGAGACCAGTGCCGTTCTGATACCGAGCGCCTTCAGCTCGGTGAGCATCGGGATCGAGTCGTCGTATGCGGTCCACGCGTCGGTGATTGTCTCGTAGAGAGCTTGGACAGTTCTTGGATCAAGCTCGGGGTAGCGGTGGTCCATCAGCCGTCCGAATACCTCGCGATGCCCTTCGGCCGAGATGTCTCGCTCGTTGTCGGGATCGAACTCGCTGGCGTGGCCCCACACTCGAGCGAGGAATGCGGTGAGGCCCTCGCGCTGGGGGCCGTCCACGCTCGAACCCGACGCGGCTTCGGCCAGCGCGAGCCACCTGTCAGGGTCGCCTTGGTCAACCAAGGTCGAGTGGAGATCAAAGAGGACACCCTGGATTGGTCGCATTCCGTCGAGCCTAGTGACTTCGCGGATGCGGGGGAGCTCGCGCGACTAGGTGGCTCGCAGCGTGGCCAGTGCCCTGCTCCATGCGACTACCTGGTCGAGCATGGCTGCGAGCGACTTGGCGTGGTGGTCAGCGGGGCGAACTTGGGTTGGCGTCTCGAAGTCCGTGAAGATCGAGAACGACACCTGCGCGCGGACATCGGCCATCTGGAGCTCACCGGCAATCAGTCGGAGGTGCTCGACGGCACGGGTCCCTCCGGCGGAGCCGTAGCTGACGAAGCCGACCGCCTTGTTGTTCCACTCCGCGTAGATGTAGTCCAGAGCGTTCTTCAAGGCGCCGGACGTCGAGTGGTTGTACTCCGGAGTCACGATCACGAAGCCGTCGAACGAGCCGATCTTCTCCGCCCAGCGCTTGGTGTGATCGTGCTCGTACCGGCCCATGCCGGCGGGGTACCGCTCATCAAGCAGTGGGAGATCGAAATCGGAGATGTCGACGATCTCGAACTCGGCGTCGCTCCTGTCGGCAGCCTGCGTCAGCACCCATTCGGCGACGCTCAGCGCTTTACGGCCCGGCCGTGTGCTGCCGACCAGGATCCCGATTCTCGTCATTTGCCCTCCCGGATACTTGTCTCGTCAAGTAAATAGTACCCCTAGTGCTTGCTTTGTCAAACAAGTAATATGCATCTATGGCCCACGATGATCAGCCGCTGGATCCGGACGAGGAGAGGTTCTTCCGCGCCCTGGCCCATCTCATCAGCTCACTGCCGAAGGCGTTGGATGCGGACTTGCAGCGAGATCAACACCTGCCGCTCGTCAACTACGCATGCCTCATGCACCTGTCGGAGTCGCCCGGACGAATGTTGCGCATGAGCGATCTGGCCGCCCGCTGCGATCTTTCGGTGAGCGGCATGACGAGGGTCGTTTCGCGGCTTGAACACGCGGGGCTGGTGCGGCGGGCTCGTTGCGACCAGGATGCGCGTGGCGCCAACGCCGTGCTCACCGACGCGGGGATGGCGAGGCTGCGGGAGGCCTATCCGGCTCATCTGAAGAGCGTTCGCCGCCGAGTTGTGGACCATTTCGAGGGGCAGGATCTTTCCAGAATGGCGGAGTCGCTGGAGGCCGTGCTGGAGTCATGCGGCTCGGCGGGGAAGGCCGGGGAAGCAGAGTCGTACAAGACGCGCTAGAAGATGTACGATTGTCGCATGGCAACGATCCCCGTCAGTTCGGCCCGCGACGAACTTGCGAACGCGGTTGAAACGGCGCGCACCGAGGCCGTGTTCCTCCAGCGCTACGGGCGCCCCGTAGCGGTTCTGATCAGCCCCGAGCGCTATGAGCAGTTGCTAGAGGCGGAGGAAGACGCGCAGGACATCGCCGCATTCGACGCCGCGATGGCCGAGGAAGGTCCCAACATTCCCTGGGACCAAGTCAAGGCCGACCTGGGCTGGACGTGAGCGCGTACCGCATCGAGGTCCGTCCGGCGGCCGTTAGAGCTCTGCGCGAACTCGACCCGGCAGCGCAGCGCCGCGTTCAGGGCGCGATCGCTCTGCTGGCGAACGACCCCCGCCCGCCGGCCGCGCGTCGCCTGCAGGGCCGCCCAGGATTCCGGGTGCGTGTGGGCGACTATAGGATCATCTACACGGTCAGTGACGACGTCCTGCTGGTCGTCGTTGTGACTGTCGGCCACCGCAGCGGGGTCTACATGCGCTGACGGTCCGACAGATGTTGTGGAGTGCGCCAGCCCCACCGAACGCGTGCTTGAAGACAACCGAGCTAGTCCTCTACTTGTCGTCCACGACGTGACGCTCGTCCAAGTCCCGCAGCGTGCCCGATCTTGTGAGCGCATCGGCGACGGATGCGAACTCCGCGAGAGCCGCCTGCAGGTCTTCGACGATCTCCCGGGCGATCACATCGGGCGCGGGGAGGTTGTCGGCGTCCTCGAGGGAGGAGTCTCGCAACCAGATCAAGTCGAGGTTCGCCTTGTCCCGGCCGACGAGCTCGTCGTAGGCGAAGGGCTTGAACAGCTCAGTCTTGAGCCGCTCGCCTCGCGGCTTGCCGGGAGAGTAGCACTCGACGAAGTCATCCAGGTGCTCGCGGCGCAGTGGGCGCTGCTTCTGGGTGAAGTGCTGGTTGGTTCGGAAGTCGTAGACCCACAGTTTCTCGGTCCAGGGCTGGTGCGGCCTGGCGGGCTTCTTGTCGAAGAAGATCACGTTGGCTTTGACCCCGCCTGCGTAGAAGATCCCGGTCGGCAGGCGCAAGAGGGTATGGACATCGAACTCTGCGAGCAGCCGACGCCGGATCGTCTCGCCCGCTCCGCCTTCGAACAGAACGTTGTCGGGTACGACCACAGCCGCGCGGCCGTTGATGTCGAGGATCGTCTTGATGTGCTGGACGAAGTTGAGCTGCTTGTTCGCAGTAGTCACCCAGAAGTCGTCGCGGACGATTTCCAGATCCTCCTTTGACTGGCGTCCGTCAGCTCCGATCATCGTGATCGAGGACTTGCGTCCGAAGGGGGGATTGGCCAGCACTACTGAATACCGGGTTCCCGGGTCGGCGGTCAGCGCGTCCCTGACTTCGATCCTGCTCGGGCCGTTCGGGGTGCCGATGCCGTGAAGCAGCATGTTCATCGCCGCTAGTCGCGCTGTTCCATCCACAAGCTCGACGCCGTGGATGAAGTCGTCGCGCAGGTGTTGGCGCTGGACCGGAGTTAGGTCCTCAGCGTGCCTCGAGGCATGGGCGAAAGCCGCGAGCAAGAAGCCGCCGGTACCGGCGGCCGGATCAGCCACGGTGTCATCCGCCGTCGGCTCGACACAATCGACTATCGCCTTGATCAGAGCTCGGGGAGTGAAGTACTGACCGGCGCCGGACTTGACATCCTCGGCTCCCTTGGCGAGCAGCTCCTCGTAGGCATCACCCTTGATGTCCACGCCGGCGGCGGACCAGTTTTGCTTGTCGATCAGGTCCACGATGAGTCGCTTGAGCTTGGCGGGATCTTGGATCTTGTTCTGAGCCTTGCGGAAGATGATCCCGAGCGTTCCCGGCTCGCGTGCCAGAGTCTCGAGCATGTAGCGGTAGGTCAGCTCGAGCTGGTCGCCATCAGCGTCCAGAAGCCGCTGCCATGAGCAGTCGGGGGGAACAATGCGCTCAGGTTTCAACGGCCGGGTCTCGCGCTCGTGCGCCATCTTCAGGAACAGTAGGTATGTGAGCTGCTCGGTGTAGTCGATAGTCGAGACGCCATCGTCGCGCAGGACGTTGCAGTACGTCCACAGCTTGTCGACCAGGGCTCGGGCGTTGCTCACGGCGCCATACTGCCGCATGGGTCCGGCAGTGCCGGTGCAGCGCGCGGGTCGTCGAACGTGTCAGAGGGGCCGGAGGGTCGTGGGAACGGCGAACCGGAGCTGCCGTGGAGGGGTGTCCTCGCAGTCGCGCTACGGATACGGTCTCATCCCGCTGGTCGTGATCTTCCAGATCCCTGGGCGGCGTTTGCTGGTCGCAGCGCAGATGGCGCGGAGGTTCGTCTCAACCAACGCCGTGAGTTCGGTGGCTGTCGCCTTGCCGGGCAGGAGGAACATGTGTATCCCAGCTTCGCGGTATGCGGCGATCTCTTGGGGACGCTCATGGATCTTGTGGTCGCGGCTGATCGCTGCCCAGCCCTCCTCGCCAACTCTCGCGAGCCAGTCGGCGTCAGCGCGACCGTTGGACTCATCCCGGGATCCGAACAGCTCGGCCGGCGTGTGAACGACGTAGCCAAGATCGATGAGTCGCCGCCGCAGAGATTTCGTGACGACGTTCTCGTCCAGGTAGAACTCAGGTGGCGCGGCCCAGGAGGACGCGCGTGGCGGTCCGGACGTCGTCAATGCTTACCCCCAGTTCCTCCGCGACAACTTCGGGCTTGTCTCCGGCTTCGATCATTCCGGCGGCGTCAGCAACGCGAACCTGGGATCCGGCGAAGATAGGCTGGCCGAAGGCCCGGTAGGGGTCGATCAGGACCTTCGACGGTTCACAGCTGCGCAGGCGCAACGTCTCCGGGAGGCCATCGTTCGCCCATCCCACGTAGGTCATGTAGTCAGCGACGATCGCGCGCATGACGTACTGGCCTGTCCCGCCGGCAATCAAGCCTTCACCCTCGCGGGTCCGGGCGAAGTCCCACAGGACATCCACTCCATCAGTCGCCAGTTCGCGGGAAACCAGCACGTACTCGCGCCCGAAATCCTTGCTGAGGCGCTCCAAAGCGGGACGAATACGGTGAGTGCGCACGCCCGCGTCTCTCAAGGCGGCCAGTACCCATGCCTCCGACAGCGTGATCAGACTCGCGCGCGCTTGCGTACTGTTGTCCGGATTCACGGTGTGCAGCAGCGGCGCGCTCAGCCCGTCGCCAACGGCCCACCGGCGGAACGTCTGGCGAGGTATGCCCAGGAAGCGGGATGCGTCGGCGAGATCCAACAGTCCGGCGGAAAATCTGATGTCATCGTTCACGACTCCTCCAACCTAGTCTGACCCCGTGGGCGGTCACCTTTGCGCAGATTAGCAGCGGGTAGCGACTCAGTGCCCCGCGATGGAGATTGGGGACAACGGCGCACGGCCGTCTGGCCTGTGGATCTTGGGCCGATCGTCTGCCGCCCCCTGCGGCATCTCGCGAAAGCGCTGGTGGTCCAGTCGCTGGATCCGACGCGGAGAGGAATCGAGCCCGGGTGTCCGGAAGCGGAGGTCGTCAGCCAGCGCGGCCCGGCTGGCGGGGAAGATGCACGGCGGATCCTCATGGACCCGACTCCCGCTCGCCCTCGCGAACATTAGCGTCGGACTCTGGAGCCAGTTTCACTCGGCCTTCCTGTAGGGCGGTAGCGAACCCGGCGAGATCGGGGAAGAGGCGCGATTCGTTGATCAGGTATCCCGACTCCAGGGTTTGGCGGGTCTTTTGTTTGATCCGAGGGGGTATGAGGATCGCGAGAAAGGGGAGCTTCAGGGGTCTGCCCCGGTCGCGATCACCAAGAGAGAGCGCCCGTGTCAACTTCTTGTCTCCCGGAGGGGCCTGTCCGACGCCGATGTAGATGTCGTCCACTCCAGTGACAGTGGGGCTGTCTGGCACCGCGCTGGCCAAGAACGTTGCCTCCTGGGCACGCATCCGGTCGTCTGGGAAGGTGGGCTCCACGAGGAAGGCCTGTCGCTTCGTGGCCGACGTCTCCAACGCCTGTGAGTAGTGCCAGGCTTGCGGGTTGGCCAAGCTCCCCCAGGCGGAGGGCGCGCCGTGGTCGGCGGTTCGGAGAACCTGCGCTGCAGTCACGTCGAATGCCAAGACGGCGCCGGACTGCTGTGGTTCGCCTGCTGCAGTTGTCTTGCACGCGAACCACAACGCACGAAGTGGGTTGGTCGTGACATCGAGGAGCCGCGTGGGTGCACCGTGATGCTGCAGTGAGGCCAGGACAGCCTGATCCGAATCCAGCCCGCCGCGATGCGCCCCGATTCCCCAGGATCGTGCCCGCGAGACGAGAGCACCCTCCAATCTGCGGAGTTCATCTTCCGATGGAGGCGCGTGTTTCAGCCCAGCGATGTGGCGCGTCAGCGAAGTGCGGGAGTGCCAATTCGCGTCGCGAACACCACGCCAGACGTAGCGCCGACCCAATTCGAAGCCGCCGACCCGGCCGAGGGCAAACAGTGCTTCATCGACACTCCACACGCGGTGACCCCAGCCCGACTTGAGCCAATGGATCACAGTGTGCCCGTCGACGAATCGGCGAGGGATCCAGAGAAGGCGGACGAGAGGAGCGACTTGCGCAGCGATGCCGATCGAACCATTACTGACCGGAGCGAATCTTCGCCGACGGCGAGGCGGGAGAGATGGTCTTCGAGGATGGCGACGATGCGGCGCTGCTCGGCCAGAGGGGGAAACGTGATGACGGTCTCAAGGAGCTTCCGGGTCGCGACGCTCGCTTGGTTCACATGATTCGAGCAGATGCGCTGGAAGTACCCCTGGCCCCACAGCGAGTGGAGCTGCAGGGCGAGGAATCGTGCGTCGATCACGTCATCTTGAACACGCAGGCGCGTCATGTGGTTCGAGAACGCGAGCGGTTCGGGGACCGAAACGTATGCAGTCTTCCCCACAAGCGGAGGACTGTTCGTGTTGTTGAACAGAACGTCGCCCGCGACAACTCGCCGAGCTGAATCGTCATCGACGTACTTGACATCATCGAGTGTTAGCGAGCCTTCGCGGGAGATGTTCATCGGTCGCAAGTGCGCAACCCCGCCTCCCTGGCGATGATGCTTGCCGCATGCGAAACCGGGCTGCGCTTCGATGTGCAGCTCTCGAAGAGACGCCCTTGACCAGTCCGTCGGCAGCTCAGTCACGCCGTCAGCTCCTCGTTGAGGCTCGCCAGCAGGTCCCCGGCTCCGGTTCCGAGATCACGGCTCACGCCGTCGATTCCTCCCCGTTCGGTGAAGGGGGCTGCGTCGAGGTCGTCCACCGTGACGCCAGCCGATTGGGCTATGACCTCGGCGATGCGATCAAGCCACCAGAGCTCGATGCTGTTGAACCTGACGCCCGCCTGCTCCTGCTGTGCCAGCCAGTTGGCGTAGCGCTCGTGCACGGATTCTGCGTAGGGAATCAGCACGCCGTCATACCCGACGGTGTACCGGACGAGTGCGACCAGGTCTGTAGCCGTGTGCCTGTCGCTGTGCCTGACCTTGCCGACGTCGAGTGCCTCGTAGGCGTTCCAGATCAGGTCAACGGTCCACCCCCGGGGTGGGCGTTGGATGCGCTCGGCCAGTTCGGCCAGTTCCCGGTAGCCGACTCGCGGGTGCGCGCGTTGGGCGAACAACACCTGGATGGCAGAGATCTCGTCCCTGTTCTCATCCAGGTACTCCCGCCAGGAGGTAACGATCCTGCGGGCCCGCTCGACATTCACAACGCCACTGGCGTCGAGGAGGGTGTCGCGGCTGACCTCATCGATGATCAGTTCGTGAGCTTGGCGGATCTCCAGAATCCGTTGCCGCAGCGGGACATTTGCGGCGATCGGTTCGACTGCCCGCTCGATCAGTCCGGCGATCGCCGCTGTTGCGTCACGTTCACCGTTCGGGCCGACAGGTGCAGATGCGATCGCTTCGGCTTGCCGATCGGGATCCACTGCGGCAACCAAGCCACCACACAAAGACGAGATCGGCTGACCGGCCAGATCGTCCAGTTCGGCCC is a genomic window containing:
- a CDS encoding NAD(P)H-dependent oxidoreductase, whose protein sequence is MTRIGILVGSTRPGRKALSVAEWVLTQAADRSDAEFEIVDISDFDLPLLDERYPAGMGRYEHDHTKRWAEKIGSFDGFVIVTPEYNHSTSGALKNALDYIYAEWNNKAVGFVSYGSAGGTRAVEHLRLIAGELQMADVRAQVSFSIFTDFETPTQVRPADHHAKSLAAMLDQVVAWSRALATLRAT
- a CDS encoding D-arabinono-1,4-lactone oxidase codes for the protein MTRTIRNWDRTLAWTPAVVHEPRDAEEVSQIVQRVAARGGRVKAVGSSLSWSDAADIPDEVVLGTNLTGIEVDRAARRATIGTGAKLKDVNDTLGENGLSFENFGSITMQTAGGYTGTGSHGTGGRTPILSSFIEAMELVDGLGNVHQLDASHEPELFSAARVHLGALGVVTKMTFRLAEAFDLEERLEIVDFDKALENLDAYVDGNDYCKLWWLPYSDNIQVYMFNKTTKQRTPITLQERFDATGLSGLTFAGLLGLSRRRPSMAPWLLPAVEKRAFRDHTRVDASDKIIKYAGTIPRHQETEYAIPRTSAAEGIEAMRQLVLTSTGYKVNFTQEVRFVAGDDIPMSPAYGRDSCFLGGYVSSLKWAPRYFLDFEALMAKYSGRPHWGKSFDRKPEALRELYPKYDEFNALRVRCDPQGVFRNRFLDRVFPPEG
- a CDS encoding MarR family transcriptional regulator; the protein is MAHDDQPLDPDEERFFRALAHLISSLPKALDADLQRDQHLPLVNYACLMHLSESPGRMLRMSDLAARCDLSVSGMTRVVSRLEHAGLVRRARCDQDARGANAVLTDAGMARLREAYPAHLKSVRRRVVDHFEGQDLSRMAESLEAVLESCGSAGKAGEAESYKTR
- a CDS encoding restriction endonuclease subunit S, with the protein product MTELPTDWSRASLRELHIEAQPGFACGKHHRQGGGVAHLRPMNISREGSLTLDDVKYVDDDSARRVVAGDVLFNNTNSPPLVGKTAYVSVPEPLAFSNHMTRLRVQDDVIDARFLALQLHSLWGQGYFQRICSNHVNQASVATRKLLETVITFPPLAEQRRIVAILEDHLSRLAVGEDSLRSVMVRSASLRKSLLSSAFSGSLADSSTGTL
- a CDS encoding serine hydrolase domain-containing protein, whose protein sequence is MKTLRIPLFIALTLVVALLGACTSSPPDLSPTPTGTQATAPFDDALRSRVEATVAKVFEDTKATSWMVLVSQPGRGEIYLQSGDTGRDRNWRIGSVTKTFTGITVLRLAQRGELSLDDKLAKYITGIKYGKKITIRQLLAMQAGVYDYTSPSPANSAFDLDPAMPWTVAQTIDLIRKGKPGHKPGAATVYDNSNFVLLGRIIEKVTGKPAAEVIAKEAIEPAGLKHTIIPRGYTVPQPAVAGNYYQEDGKLRRVPRQNPRIPSTAGNMISTVDDLVAWSRALATGSLLEPEYFEQQKQFIDVGTGGMKYGYGLALMDWQGWLGHGGEVWGYSNVTMTDTATGATVVVMATGSTGEENSITAPAFALAASEIWPGAYPSFDDLAEQVKSLESSSPS
- a CDS encoding DUF433 domain-containing protein, coding for MNDDIRFSAGLLDLADASRFLGIPRQTFRRWAVGDGLSAPLLHTVNPDNSTQARASLITLSEAWVLAALRDAGVRTHRIRPALERLSKDFGREYVLVSRELATDGVDVLWDFARTREGEGLIAGGTGQYVMRAIVADYMTYVGWANDGLPETLRLRSCEPSKVLIDPYRAFGQPIFAGSQVRVADAAGMIEAGDKPEVVAEELGVSIDDVRTATRVLLGRAT
- a CDS encoding type II toxin-antitoxin system RelE/ParE family toxin codes for the protein MSAYRIEVRPAAVRALRELDPAAQRRVQGAIALLANDPRPPAARRLQGRPGFRVRVGDYRIIYTVSDDVLLVVVVTVGHRSGVYMR
- a CDS encoding type II toxin-antitoxin system Phd/YefM family antitoxin, which translates into the protein MATIPVSSARDELANAVETARTEAVFLQRYGRPVAVLISPERYEQLLEAEEDAQDIAAFDAAMAEEGPNIPWDQVKADLGWT
- a CDS encoding HAD family hydrolase; this translates as MRPIQGVLFDLHSTLVDQGDPDRWLALAEAASGSSVDGPQREGLTAFLARVWGHASEFDPDNERDISAEGHREVFGRLMDHRYPELDPRTVQALYETITDAWTAYDDSIPMLTELKALGIRTALVSNAGIDIRPVLVRTGIQRFLDAEIISGEHGIVKPGPAIFELALDRIDVEPEDALMVGDSFRDDSGAAAIGVRTLLLPRTSGSVHGLDAVAALVRASRTGSAC
- a CDS encoding class I SAM-dependent DNA methyltransferase gives rise to the protein MSNARALVDKLWTYCNVLRDDGVSTIDYTEQLTYLLFLKMAHERETRPLKPERIVPPDCSWQRLLDADGDQLELTYRYMLETLAREPGTLGIIFRKAQNKIQDPAKLKRLIVDLIDKQNWSAAGVDIKGDAYEELLAKGAEDVKSGAGQYFTPRALIKAIVDCVEPTADDTVADPAAGTGGFLLAAFAHASRHAEDLTPVQRQHLRDDFIHGVELVDGTARLAAMNMLLHGIGTPNGPSRIEVRDALTADPGTRYSVVLANPPFGRKSSITMIGADGRQSKEDLEIVRDDFWVTTANKQLNFVQHIKTILDINGRAAVVVPDNVLFEGGAGETIRRRLLAEFDVHTLLRLPTGIFYAGGVKANVIFFDKKPARPHQPWTEKLWVYDFRTNQHFTQKQRPLRREHLDDFVECYSPGKPRGERLKTELFKPFAYDELVGRDKANLDLIWLRDSSLEDADNLPAPDVIAREIVEDLQAALAEFASVADALTRSGTLRDLDERHVVDDK
- a CDS encoding FRG domain-containing protein encodes the protein MWSVDEALFALGRVGGFELGRRYVWRGVRDANWHSRTSLTRHIAGLKHAPPSEDELRRLEGALVSRARSWGIGAHRGGLDSDQAVLASLQHHGAPTRLLDVTTNPLRALWFACKTTAAGEPQQSGAVLAFDVTAAQVLRTADHGAPSAWGSLANPQAWHYSQALETSATKRQAFLVEPTFPDDRMRAQEATFLASAVPDSPTVTGVDDIYIGVGQAPPGDKKLTRALSLGDRDRGRPLKLPFLAILIPPRIKQKTRQTLESGYLINESRLFPDLAGFATALQEGRVKLAPESDANVREGERESGP